From the Chlorogloeopsis sp. ULAP01 genome, the window AGTTTTGTCCCTTACCGTTACTTGTAGAAAAAATATAACAGTTTGGATGTAAATGCCGCAGGTTATTTAGAGAATTGAATAAGTTGAAAGTAGTTTTTGATTTAACATCCAGTATATCTGCAAGCACTATTTTACTCACATCTTTAGACTGGATGGTTTTTAATGCCGACAAAACTGAACGTTTAAATTTATCCGGTTGAGCAACAGATTTTTTACTGAATTTTGGCTTTTGGCAATCTAAATTGTAAGAATGAAATCCTAAAGAATGCAGTATTTCTATTTTTCTCCACAAAATATGCAAGATTCTTTTAACGTTGATATCAGCATTAATAATAGTATTAAAGACTAATATACAGCGTTCGCCTTTAACAGCGACTTGCCAACGGGGAAGAAAAACGGTAGCTGCTGAAAATGGGTAATTTTCTTGAGAATTTCTTTCAAAAAAACTAAAGCTACAAAAAAATATAGGTTTAGAGAAAGATTCTTCTGTATGACCAAAATTAATGATATTGCTTAAACAATATTTGATAAATTCTTCAGACTTAGTAAATCGCTCATTACCTTCTATTTGTATTTTGGCTACTGTGTCTATAGCAGCGATCGCCTCATTTTTACCCTTGTTCTCCCAATAAAAATTCAGTTGATTTGGGTGTGTCAGTTTATCGAGTACTAAGAGCGGATCAACTGAGTCTATTTTCAGTGAAATACTAGCTATTTGAGTGGAATTACTTTTTATACTTTTTTGCTGAACAGCAAAAAGGAAGTTGTACAGTTCTTTGTTATATACAAAGAAGTCTACGGTACATGGTGAAACTGTCATCACTAGCAGTTTAGTAAATTTTTGTGAATTTATCTTTATAAAGA encodes:
- a CDS encoding isochorismate synthase, with product MTVSPCTVDFFVYNKELYNFLFAVQQKSIKSNSTQIASISLKIDSVDPLLVLDKLTHPNQLNFYWENKGKNEAIAAIDTVAKIQIEGNERFTKSEEFIKYCLSNIINFGHTEESFSKPIFFCSFSFFERNSQENYPFSAATVFLPRWQVAVKGERCILVFNTIINADINVKRILHILWRKIEILHSLGFHSYNLDCQKPKFSKKSVAQPDKFKRSVLSALKTIQSKDVSKIVLADILDVKSKTTFNLFNSLNNLRHLHPNCYIFSTSNGKGQNFIGASPERLISIHKQQLITDALAGSAPRGKTPAEDAANADRLLNSEKERHEHLLVIDFITQRLSQLGLLPQVLPPRLRQLSNIQHLWTPISAIVPDQVHPLKIVSQLHPTPAVAGAAPDVACAEIRRYESFERGLYAAPLGWVDADGNCEFIVGIRSALIDGDRARLYAGAGIVAGSDPDKELIEVQLKLQALLKALV